In one Nicotiana tomentosiformis chromosome 6, ASM39032v3, whole genome shotgun sequence genomic region, the following are encoded:
- the LOC104097731 gene encoding anther-specific protein LAT52-like: MAKAILLLSAVCILAFVNFAQCHDSQAINVEGSVYCDTCRVQFQTKLSEYIEGATVRLACKDIETEKETYSVEGVTDKNGKYIIKVEGDHENELCEVSIVKSPREDCKESAIGFENSRVVCSANVGIHNPTRYANPLFFMKTEAVSGCKDVLDELGLFPLEFN; the protein is encoded by the exons ATGGCAAAGGCTATTTTGCTCCTTTCTGCAGTCTGTATCTTGGCCTTTGTCAACTTCGCACAATGCCATGATTCTCAGGCCATCAATGTTGAAGGCAGTGTCTATTGTGACACTTGCCGTGTTCAATTTCAGACCAAACTTAGCGAGTATATCGAAG gtGCAACCGTGCGATTGGCATGCAAAGATATTGAGACAGAAAAGGAGACATACTCAGTAGAAGGGGTGACAGACAAAAATGGAAAATACATAATAAAAGTAGAAGGTGATCATGAGAATGAACTTTGTGAAGTGTCAATTGTGAAGAGTCCAAGAGAGGATTGCAAAGAATCTGCCATTGGTTTTGAGAACTCAAGAGTTGTGTGCAGTGCAAATGTTGGAATCCACAATCCAACTCGTTATGCAAATCCACTTTTCTTCATGAAAACTGAAGCTGTTTCTGGCTGCAAAGATGTACTTGACGAGTTGGGTTTATTCCCACTTgaatttaactaa